The genome window TGCGGCGTCGCGACGGCAGCATCTTCTGGGGCGAAGTGTCCGAGAGGATGGTGCTGGACCACAACGGCAGATTCGTCCTTGTGGAAGGCATCCTCAAGGACGTCACCGCACAGCACGACTTCATGGACAACCTCGCCAGGACAAAGGCGGAGGCGGAGGCGGCCAGCCAGCTCAAGTCGGATTTCCTCATCATGATCTCCCACGAGATGCGCACCCCCCTGACCTCCATTCTCGGCTTTGCCCGGATGATCAAGCGGCAGTTGCAGTCCAAGGTGGTGCCCGCCATTGATCCGGCGGACGAGGACACTTTCAGGACAATCGAAAAAGCGGCCGGAAACCTGGCCATCATGGAAACCGAAAGCTCCCGGCTGGCCAAGCTGATCGACGACATGCTCGACTTCGCCGGGCTGGAGGCCGGTGAAATCATTCTGTGCGTCAAACCGGCCAACCCCGGGGCCCTGGCGGAACAGGCCGTGGAAGCCGTGTCCGGCTCCGCTGCCGCCAAAGGACTTTCATTGGAACTGGATACCCCGGCGCAGCTGCCCGACGTCGTGGCGGACCGCGACCGCATCTTCCAGGTGCTCACCCATCTCCTGGGCAATGCCGTGAAGTTTACTTCGGAAGGCGGGGTGACCCTTTCGGCCGTCCCGCGGGAAGAGGAAATGGAATTCATCATCAGGGATACGGGCGCCGGAATCCCCCCGGAATCCCGGGAACGCATATTCGACCACTTCACGCAGCTCGGGGACCCCTTGACCGACAAGCCCCGGGGGGCGGGGCTCGGGCTGGCCCTGTGCCGGAGCATCATTGCCCTGCACCGGGGCCGCATCTGGGTCGAATCCGAACCGGGCCAGGGCAGCGCCTTCCACTTCACGCTTCCGTTGTCAAAGGGCGGGGACTGACGCGCCACTCCTCCCCGTTCGCACGGCCCGAGGCACGAAAAAAACGGCCCATGACAAAACATGGACCGTTTATTGTCTCATAATGTTCTCAGGAGCACTCAGCCTGCGGGAATCGCCTGGTGGTAGACGGTCTGGGTGGGGAAGGCCATTTCCAATCCCGCCTCGGTAAAGCGTTTCAGGATGGACATGTTCACCTCGGTGTTGGTTTCGATGATGTCCGAGCCCTTGTTGATCCAGTAGATGAAGATCAGGTTCATGGAGAAATCCCCGAAACCGGAAAAACCAACCCGATGCTTGCCATCCAGGTGCGCATTGCCTGCCGCGATGTCGTTGAGGATATCTATGGCCTGCTGCATCTGCGTCTCGTCCATGTCGTAGGTCAAGCCGATGGTGGTCACCACCTTGCGCCCGGGCTCCGACGAGATATTCTCCACGGAGGAATTCTGGAAGACCGCGTTGGGCAGGGTCACGATTCGTCCCTCCAGGGTTTTCAGCCGGGTGCTGCGAAGCCCCACCTCGACCACCGTGCCGTCGATGCCGTCGACCACGATACGGTTGCCCACCGTGAAGGGGCGGTCCGTGAATACGGTGAACCCGCCGAAGAGGTTGGAGACCATGTCCTTGGCGGCCATGGCCATGGCCAGACCGCCGATGCCCAGCCCGGCCAGGATGGCGCCCACATCGTAGCCCGCGTTGTCCAGCCCCACGATGACGGCAACCACCCAGACCATCATCTTCACGCCCTTGCTGACGATGGGCAGGATCTGGTCGTCCAGATCGCTCTCGGACTTGTCGGCCAGGGGCTTGATGTAGTGATGGACGATGGCGTCGAAGAATCGGGTGATAAACCAGGCGGCCGCAATGATGACCAGGATGTAGATGCCCTTGTCCAGCCAGAACTCGGCCGTTTCCGGCAGGGTCAGGCGGCCCAGGCCGATGCCGATGCCGAGCACCACGAGCCCGAAGGTCAGCGGTTCCTCGACCGTGTCCACGAGAATGTCGTCGACCTTGGTCTTGGTCCTGGCCGTCAGCTTGCGCATGACGTTCTTGAAGATCCAGTAGACGATCTTGCCCACGACCAGCGAGGCCACGATAATGCCGAGCGCGATGCTCCACTCCCATATGGTGTTGCCGTAATACGTCTTGTCCAGCATATCCTCTCCTTGCAGTGATTCCGGGGATTCTGATGCAAACAATGATCTTTTTCAAGAGCGGCGGGCATATTCACGCCCATGACCGCCCATAAGAAAAGGGTTCCGGCTGTAGCCGGAACCCTTTTGATTGCTGGTACCGAGGAAGAGACATGAAGGGCACATTCAGTTACTAGACTGAATATACTACTTTTTTTCTCCAGCCTTCATCATTATTCCTCGAACTTTGTACCAAGCCAATGTATCACAAAATGCCTCGGAGACAAAGTTTCATCCTGCGCAATAGAGTGCAGGAAAGCACGCCAATCCAGAGGGGGGCCAGAAGTATCTACTTTACAATGGACCTATTATACGGAAACGTTACAGGTGGGCTTCAAACCCATCGCGCGAGCCACCCCGCAGGGCGCCCTTTTACATTTTCCTGACAGGCTAGAGGTCCGACCCTGAACGTCCCACTGCAATAAGGGCAATGAGCCCATACAAGCCGGTGACAGCCAACAGGCCCAATTCCCAGTTGGGCGGATTCTTGCGAAACCGTATACGGTACACCGCCATGTACAGCCCCATGCACAAAAGCACCCCCGCGACATTCCACAACGGCCATGCATAAAAATGTTTGATATTCAATGGCTTAAAATGTGTAAAGGGGCTGTTTGCCTCTAAAGTGAACGGAAAGATCAAAGAAGCCAGTTTGTCCCGCTCCACCTTGGAAGTACGGTCAACATGCAAAACATATCGGTGTACAGGTTTCCAGTGGTTATCCAGGGCCGTGCCCTGCACGAAGTCTTCACCGCGAAGCTGCACGACGCGATTCAGGGGGGAGGTCAACAACATGACCACATCCTTGTCCGGATTGTAGCCGTCCAAAGGCAAACGAATCAACTCGTAGTTTTTGCAAAAAACAATAAACACATCGTTTTGGGTAACGATGGCGCAATAGAACTCCCTGCGTTCGTCTTCTTTGACGAAAATGGAACGTACAGGTTGGTCGAATCGCTTGCCCGTATTGATGCACAGCGGTTCACCACGAACCATGCGCAAATGAAAGAGCATGTTGGTATCGTCCACCAGAAAATAGCCCCAATCAAAAGGCTTGCGGGTGTCCGGTTCGCCACCAATGGCGCGAGCGGGAAATGTAAACCCGGCCTGCAGCATCGCCGAGGTGAATTGCTCGGTTTTTTCCCTGTCCACTGAGTTGGTTTCACAACGCAAAAATTCGATTCCATCCCTCAGCCGAAACATGTCCGCAGCCATCTCAAGAGAAGCACCCTCCGGCTCGGATTCAAGCAGCATGTGCAGCCCGCATGAAGGCACATTGATGTCCTTGGGTGAAATGCGTACGAACTGCAACTGACGCGAGGCCTCTCCCGGGGTGACAGGAACGCCGCCCACCGTCTGGGGGAATTGGTTCCACTTGACCAAAGCCGTGCGGTAGAGGAACGGTAGGGAACACATGTACTGTCGCAAGGTCAATATATTGTCTTGCTCGTCGACCGCCCCTCTGTTGCCCTGCATGACGAACCGCTCCAGCACCGGGCTATAGTAGAGAATTGGGGTGTTGACCCTGACACTGGTGGACTTGGCAAACAGGCCTGGCAGCACCATTGCCAGCACCATAACTATGACCGCTATGGCGGAAATCCGCGCGAAAGCTACCATGCTCCCCCCCGTTTGACCCTGAAGGCTGCCAGTTCGATGGGCAAGATCCACAAAAGACAGCCCAGTGCGTAAAGTACGATGGTGTGCTCATATGCACCCTGCATGGAAGAGGCAGTAAGTCCGTGCACAAACAAGGCCGTCACCGCTCCATGCACAAATTTATGTGGCCAGGCTGGTTCCATAACAACCAGAACCGTACCCAGGTAAGCGGGAATGCTTGCCAGCAGCCATGGGGCACAGGTAAGCACCGCAATGCAAACCGCTTCCACAGGCATGAAGGCCCCGACGATACAAGCCAACCCGCTCACTGCGGCCAGACCGACCACCGCGGTGCAAATCAGTCCCACTCCCACCATGAAATACACGGCCTTGCGCCGGGGCACTGGCAGATGGAACAACAGGCGCAATCGATTGTCAGTGCATTCGGGTACGAACTGGAACAAGGCAAACCATACGGATACGCACACGA of Salidesulfovibrio onnuriiensis contains these proteins:
- a CDS encoding DUF4857 domain-containing protein, with protein sequence MVAFARISAIAVIVMVLAMVLPGLFAKSTSVRVNTPILYYSPVLERFVMQGNRGAVDEQDNILTLRQYMCSLPFLYRTALVKWNQFPQTVGGVPVTPGEASRQLQFVRISPKDINVPSCGLHMLLESEPEGASLEMAADMFRLRDGIEFLRCETNSVDREKTEQFTSAMLQAGFTFPARAIGGEPDTRKPFDWGYFLVDDTNMLFHLRMVRGEPLCINTGKRFDQPVRSIFVKEDERREFYCAIVTQNDVFIVFCKNYELIRLPLDGYNPDKDVVMLLTSPLNRVVQLRGEDFVQGTALDNHWKPVHRYVLHVDRTSKVERDKLASLIFPFTLEANSPFTHFKPLNIKHFYAWPLWNVAGVLLCMGLYMAVYRIRFRKNPPNWELGLLAVTGLYGLIALIAVGRSGSDL
- a CDS encoding mechanosensitive ion channel family protein gives rise to the protein MLDKTYYGNTIWEWSIALGIIVASLVVGKIVYWIFKNVMRKLTARTKTKVDDILVDTVEEPLTFGLVVLGIGIGLGRLTLPETAEFWLDKGIYILVIIAAAWFITRFFDAIVHHYIKPLADKSESDLDDQILPIVSKGVKMMVWVVAVIVGLDNAGYDVGAILAGLGIGGLAMAMAAKDMVSNLFGGFTVFTDRPFTVGNRIVVDGIDGTVVEVGLRSTRLKTLEGRIVTLPNAVFQNSSVENISSEPGRKVVTTIGLTYDMDETQMQQAIDILNDIAAGNAHLDGKHRVGFSGFGDFSMNLIFIYWINKGSDIIETNTEVNMSILKRFTEAGLEMAFPTQTVYHQAIPAG